The genomic stretch GCGGCCGGCGCATACAGGCTCATATGGAAGGCCACATTGCGCGCGACATACAGCGACGGGTCGGACTCGCGCTCGGCGGCACGGCAGAGGCTGGCGGATTCGCGCAGCGTGGCAGCAGTGTGATTCGGAATCGCCAGGCCGATGGCGAGGCTCTCCAGCGCGGAGCGGATCTCATAGATTTCGCGTGCTTCATCCGCCGACAAGGGCGCGACGGTCGCGCCTTTATGCACGGCGGCTCGCGCCCAGCCTTCGCTTTCGAGTTGGCGCAAGGCCTCGCGCACAGGAATTGCGCTGACCGAAAAATGCCGCGCGATCGCGTCCTGCCGCAGCGGCGCACCAGGCGCCAGGGTGCCTTCGACAATCGCCGCGCGCAGCGCCTCCGCGATGACGTGGGACATGCTCTCACGCGGCGCCGCCGCGGGTAGAAGCGGGGTGCGCGCCGGAGCGTCCAGGGGAAAACCATCTATTGCATCGTTCATGATATCAAATATTATATATGAAAATGTGCCCGTTAAAGGCGGGCAAACCCGGAAAGCTTTTCACCACTGGCGGTCTGCGGTGCCCTCTTAATAACGTTATACGAGGCGCATCGGTTCACTAACAGGCGCGCCATCCCGTCGTTCCCTTTATGTCAGCCACGTACGCCACGTACGTCAACCGCAGGGCCGGAGGAGCATGATGAGTTCACTAACCGAGCGCACGTCGGTCGCGCGGCGCCGCACGCCGCTCAATCGTTCGCAGATCGCAGGGTTTTGGGGAGCGTGGGCTGGCTGGACGCTCGATGGGATGGACTCGTTCATCTACGCGCTTGTGTTGACGCCGGCGTTGACCGAGTTGTTGCCGCGCTCGGGGTACGCCGCGACGCCCGCGAATGTCGGCCTCGCCGGTTCGATTCTGTTCGCGCTGTTTCTGGTTGGCTGGGGGCTGTCGTTCATCTGGGGGCCGTTGGCGGACCGCTTCGGCCGCACCAAGGTGTTGGCGGGCACTATTTTCACGTTCGCCATTTTCACGGGACTTGCCGCGACTTCGCACAACGTCTGGGAGCTCGCCATCTACCGTTTCATTGCCGGCGTCGGCATTGGTGGCGAGTGGGCGCTGGCGGGGACGTACGTGGCTGAATCATGGCCGGAAGATCGCCGCAAGATGGGCGCCGGGTATCTGCAAACGGGCTACTACGCCGGATTCTTTCTGGCGGCCGCGCTCAACTACACGATCGGTGTGCATTTCGGCTGGCGCGCGATGTTCCTGACCGGCGCCGTGCCGGTCGTGGTCGCGATTCTGGTGCTGCTGCGCGTGAAGGAGTCGGAAAAGTGGCAGAAGGCGGAGGCGCGCACGGAGCACGTCAAACCGCTGCGCGAAATCCTCGGGCCGGCGTATCGGCGCCGCACGTGGGTCGCGTGCATTCTGCTGACGATCGCGATTATCGGTCTGTGGGCGGGCGCAGTGTATGAACCATCGGCTGTGATTCAACTGGCGACGAAGGCCGGCATGGCGAAGAACGATGCGATCAGGACGGCTTCGCTGGCAACCGGCTTGCTGTCGATTGCGACTATTCTCGGCTGTCTCGCATTGCCGCCGCTGGCCGAGCGGATCGGCCGCAAGAATACATTGGCGATTTACTTTACCGGCATGGCGGTGGCGATTGTCGGCAGTTTCGGCTGGGCGTTCTATCTGCCGAATGGACTCGCGCCGTTTATCGCGTGGCTCTTCGTGCTGGGCTTCTTCGGCGGCAATTTTGCACTGTTCAGCTTGTGGCTGCCGGAGCAGTTCGAGACCCGCGTGCGGGCCACGGCGTTCGCGTTTTGTACTTCGTTCGGACGGTTCGTCGGGGCGGGTGTCAACTTTTTGCTCGGCGCGGCGGTGCTGCATATGCATACGCTGGGCGTGCCGGTGGCGCTCACGGCGCTGGCGTTTGTCGTCGGCTTGTTCGTGATTCCGTTTGCACCGGAGACGAAGGGGGAGGTGCTGCCGCAGTGAGACTGGCCGTTTGGCTGAGTGGCGGGCATGGTCGCTAACGGGCATGCTTCCTATCGGTTGGACGACGTGTTCCTACGCAGTTTTGGGTTTGCCGGTATGTACAGTACTCTGTACAATGATTGCGGCGGCTCAGCTTGATTTTGTTGCTGCGAGCCGCCACCTCATTTGGCAGCCTCCAGGGTACAAGTACTCCGTTTGGCGGTGGAAACGTCTCTAACTTTTTGACAGGAGCGACTGGAGGGAAACCTCTCAGATCGAGAAAACGAATGAACGTCCTTACTTATAGCGAGGCCCGCGCCGGCTTTAAGCAAGCGATGGACGACGTTTGCCGCGATCACACGCCCATGCTGATAACCCGGCAGAGCGGCGAAAATGTGGTCATGGTTTCGCTCGAGGATTTCAATGCGATGCAGGAAACCTTGTATCTGTTGAGTTCATCGAAGAACGCCCAGCGGCTTGCCAAATCTATCGCTCAGTTGAATGCCGGCGGTGCGACTTCGCGCGACCTGCTGACCGATGAACAAACAGAAAAGCTGCAACGAGGAGGCCGCAACGGCTGATAGTGTCTTTATGTTCACGGACGAAGCGTGGGACGACTACCTGTACTGGCAGGAGACTGATCGAAAGGTCTTACACAAGATCAATACGCTGCTAGAGGAGTGTCGGCGCGATCCCTATCGCGGTACTGGAAAGCCAGAAGCGCTGGTGGGCAGCTTAAGCGGTTTCTGGTCGCGACGTATCACTCACGCTGATCGACTGGTTTATTTGCCGAGAGACGGAAAGATCTATGTGTTCGCTTGCCGTTTCCACTACGACGACTAAAAAAACCGGGCGCGGGTGAACGGGAAATGCACGCGAGGGCAAATCTCAATCCGCGTGATGCCGCACCCGTCCGCGGGGACGCAACATCGACAATAGCGGCCAGCCGAGATTCACGCCGAGGCTCGCAATCACGATCAATGCCATGCCCGCGAGTTGCGGCAGCGACAGCGCCCGCCCATACACAACGGCATCGACCACGATCGCCGTCAGCGGATAGACGAACAGCAGCACGGCGATGATCGGCGTGGTCAGCTTCGGCAGCGCTCCGTAGATCAGCACATACGACAGCCCCGTGTGCAGCACGCCCATGCCGACCAGCCAGAACCACTGCATCGGTCCGATATGCACGGCAGTGAGCGGCGCAATGAAAGGCAGGCACACCACGCCGACCGCGCATTGCGCGAGTGTCAGCAAATGCGGCCGCAAATTGCCGAGTCCTTTGGCGATCAGCGTAACGCTCGCGTATAGCACCGAGCCCGCCAATGCCTCGCCGATGCCGATCAGATAGCTCGCGTGCCCCTGCAGATTCCCGGCCGCCGCAACGCCCGAGGCCAACACAAGCCCGACGAACGCGGTCGCGATCCAGCCGAGCCGGTCGACGCCGAGGCGCTCGTTAAACAGCGCCGCGCCCATCAGCACGACCCAGAACGGCTGCACATGAAACACCACCGTCGCCACGGCAATGCTGGTGCGATGAATCGCATCGAAGAAGCCAACCCACTGCGTGACCATCAACACGCCGGAGATCAGCGCCAGCGTGACGGTGCGCCGCGTGAAATGCGCTCGTGTGAAGAAACCTTTCCACACGCAATACGCGGCGAGCGAAAGAAAACCGAACAGGCAGCGAAAGAACACCAGCGTCAACGCGCCGAGCCGCGCTTCCTCGACGAAGATGCCGAGCGTGCCCATCAAAAGTCCGCCGCTGGCCAGCGTAATGGCGCCTTGTTGACGTTGGGTGAGGGACATGCGAAGCCGCTCCGAAAATAGGTCACATAAGATGGAGTCACAAGTATTACGCGGCTTGCGCGGTACCGACAAACGAATTAAATTGAGTAATTCCATAAGCTGGATTGATAAATCATGCACCCGGAATTCGACGTCGATTTGCTGCGCACCTTCGTCGCGGTGGTGGAAACGGGCAGCTTCACGAAGGCCTCGACTACCGTGCACCGCTCGCAGGCGGCGGTCAGCATGCAGATCAAGCGGCTCGAAACCATGCTCGGCATCACGCTGTTCGCCCGCAATACGCGCAATCTCTCGCTCACGCGGCCCGGCAATACGCTGCTCGAATACGCGCGGCGTGTGTTGGCGTTGCATGAGGAGGCGTGGTCGGCGATCGTGCGGCCCGAGGTGACCGGGCGCGTGGTGCTGGGCGCACCGGACGATTACGTGTCGTCGCTGCTGTCACCGGTGTTGCGGCGCTTTTCGAATCTATATCCGCACGTGGAGATCGAGATCGTCTGCGCGCAGAGCACGTCGCTCGCGCCAATGCTGGCCGATAACAAGATCGATCTCGCCTTCGTCACGCGCGACCGCAAATTGCGCGGCGAATTCGTGCGCAGCGAGCCGATGGTATGGGTGGGGGCGTCGGTCGATACGCCGGTGCTGGCGGCGTCGCCATTGCCGGTCGGACTTTACGAGCCGGGCTGTGTCGCGCGCGAGCATACGCTGGCGGCGCTCGACGGCGCACATATCCGCTATCGGGCGGCATTTAGCAGCGCAAGTCTGATGGGTTTGGTGGCGACCGTGGATGCGGGGCTTTCGGTGATCGCGCTCACGCGCTGCAGCGTGCCGCCGCGGCTGGCGATACTCGGCGAAGCGCAAGGTTTGCCGAAGATCACGCCGCTGGAAATCGTGGTGGCGCGCAGCGCCAAATCGGACCGGCCGACGTGCGATTATCTGGCCGCGCAGATGGTGCAGGATTTGTCGCTGCGCACGCAAACGCGCGGGGCGGCGGCGCCGGCGTGATGACGCAGCGATGGAAGCGCGCCCCTCAAGGGTGTTGCTTCGATACGCCGCTTACGCGTCGCTCAGCCATGCGGTTCAACTTTCAGGCTTAACTGCGCCGCTCAGCCTTGCGGTTCAACTTTCAGGCCTAACTGTGCCGCTCAACCCCGCGGATAAGCGGTCACTTCACCATCCACCGCGAGCCGCACGTGTTCGCCCGGCCGCGGCGACAGATACCCCGGCACGCGCGCGCGAACCACCGTCCGCGCGCCGGACTGCAATTCCAGCGCGACGCCCGCATCCTGCCCCTGAAAGATCACCTCCTGCACGATGGCGTCATGAGACACCACGCCGTTCGGCATCGTTTCTTCGGCACGCAGCAGACGGATCTGTTCAGGCCGTACCATGACGTCGACCGCGCCGTTGCCCATCGGCTCGCACAGCGGCAAATCTCCGAGCTCGCAGTTGACGCGATCCCGCTTGACCACGCCCGGCAACAACACCGCTTCACCGACGAACGACGCGAGTTCACGCGTCACCGGCCTGCGGTACAGCGTCTCCGGCGTCGCGGTCTGGATCAGCCGGCCGTTCCACAGCACGGCGACCTCATGGCCGAGCGACAGCGCTTCCGATTGATCGTGCGTGACGAGCACGGCAGTCGCGCCGGCCGCGGCTAACGCACTGGCTACCGCCTGGCGCGTTTCGAGGCGCAAGGCGGCGTCGAGCGACGAGAAGGGCTCATCGAGCATCACCAGTGTCGGCGACGGCGCGAGCGCGCGAGCCAGTGCGACACGCTGCTGCTGGCCACCCGACAACTGCTGCGGCGCGCGCGCGCCGAAGTTCGCCGGCAAGCCGACCAGCTCCAGCAATTCGGCTACACGGTGACGCGCGCGGCGC from Paraburkholderia phytofirmans OLGA172 encodes the following:
- a CDS encoding GntR family transcriptional regulator — its product is MNDAIDGFPLDAPARTPLLPAAAPRESMSHVIAEALRAAIVEGTLAPGAPLRQDAIARHFSVSAIPVREALRQLESEGWARAAVHKGATVAPLSADEAREIYEIRSALESLAIGLAIPNHTAATLRESASLCRAAERESDPSLYVARNVAFHMSLYAPAARPQLDDMIGTLHRRGERYLRLKFGLPSYKGESDNEHAALLDAVQRRDIPAAQSLVVAHLLGTGDLLHRFLTERAQAEAALANQPKPRARRMRTTTGS
- a CDS encoding MFS transporter codes for the protein MSSLTERTSVARRRTPLNRSQIAGFWGAWAGWTLDGMDSFIYALVLTPALTELLPRSGYAATPANVGLAGSILFALFLVGWGLSFIWGPLADRFGRTKVLAGTIFTFAIFTGLAATSHNVWELAIYRFIAGVGIGGEWALAGTYVAESWPEDRRKMGAGYLQTGYYAGFFLAAALNYTIGVHFGWRAMFLTGAVPVVVAILVLLRVKESEKWQKAEARTEHVKPLREILGPAYRRRTWVACILLTIAIIGLWAGAVYEPSAVIQLATKAGMAKNDAIRTASLATGLLSIATILGCLALPPLAERIGRKNTLAIYFTGMAVAIVGSFGWAFYLPNGLAPFIAWLFVLGFFGGNFALFSLWLPEQFETRVRATAFAFCTSFGRFVGAGVNFLLGAAVLHMHTLGVPVALTALAFVVGLFVIPFAPETKGEVLPQ
- a CDS encoding type II toxin-antitoxin system Phd/YefM family antitoxin; translation: MNVLTYSEARAGFKQAMDDVCRDHTPMLITRQSGENVVMVSLEDFNAMQETLYLLSSSKNAQRLAKSIAQLNAGGATSRDLLTDEQTEKLQRGGRNG
- a CDS encoding Txe/YoeB family addiction module toxin, with the translated sequence MFTDEAWDDYLYWQETDRKVLHKINTLLEECRRDPYRGTGKPEALVGSLSGFWSRRITHADRLVYLPRDGKIYVFACRFHYDD
- a CDS encoding DMT family transporter — translated: MSLTQRQQGAITLASGGLLMGTLGIFVEEARLGALTLVFFRCLFGFLSLAAYCVWKGFFTRAHFTRRTVTLALISGVLMVTQWVGFFDAIHRTSIAVATVVFHVQPFWVVLMGAALFNERLGVDRLGWIATAFVGLVLASGVAAAGNLQGHASYLIGIGEALAGSVLYASVTLIAKGLGNLRPHLLTLAQCAVGVVCLPFIAPLTAVHIGPMQWFWLVGMGVLHTGLSYVLIYGALPKLTTPIIAVLLFVYPLTAIVVDAVVYGRALSLPQLAGMALIVIASLGVNLGWPLLSMLRPRGRVRHHAD
- a CDS encoding LysR substrate-binding domain-containing protein encodes the protein MHPEFDVDLLRTFVAVVETGSFTKASTTVHRSQAAVSMQIKRLETMLGITLFARNTRNLSLTRPGNTLLEYARRVLALHEEAWSAIVRPEVTGRVVLGAPDDYVSSLLSPVLRRFSNLYPHVEIEIVCAQSTSLAPMLADNKIDLAFVTRDRKLRGEFVRSEPMVWVGASVDTPVLAASPLPVGLYEPGCVAREHTLAALDGAHIRYRAAFSSASLMGLVATVDAGLSVIALTRCSVPPRLAILGEAQGLPKITPLEIVVARSAKSDRPTCDYLAAQMVQDLSLRTQTRGAAAPA
- a CDS encoding ABC transporter ATP-binding protein, producing the protein MSELRIRGLQKSFDGHPVLHGIDLSVERGTLLALLGPSGSGKTTLLRLLCGFERADRGSVEIDGRLVAGDNLHVPSEQRHIGYVPQEGALFPHLSVADNIVFGLPRTQRRARHRVAELLELVGLPANFGARAPQQLSGGQQQRVALARALAPSPTLVMLDEPFSSLDAALRLETRQAVASALAAAGATAVLVTHDQSEALSLGHEVAVLWNGRLIQTATPETLYRRPVTRELASFVGEAVLLPGVVKRDRVNCELGDLPLCEPMGNGAVDVMVRPEQIRLLRAEETMPNGVVSHDAIVQEVIFQGQDAGVALELQSGARTVVRARVPGYLSPRPGEHVRLAVDGEVTAYPRG